The segment ATAAATGTAATAGTCGTGGAAATGGTAAGAATCACAAACTAAGTGCTAAAggagctgcttttttcctttttcagtatCCTTTTAAGAGTAGTAAGTTTCAAAGGTCTTGTCTGTTTTGGAAATTAAGACTGATGTTTACCTTCAGGtgtaacagcaaaataaaagcagagagacaagtaaaatcaaataaacaaaaagcctACAGTTTTTAAAGTAGCACTACAAGTATTTTCCTGTAATTGATGTTGCAATAATTCAAATGCCCTCTTATTTTACTCACTGGTTGTTTGCTACTCCTTCATCTGCAGCTTGAATCGCTTCTTGCTGATGCTTTTAAGGGGAAGggatttcagaaaataagtGAACTGCTTCAAGAGAGAGAAGTAGAGCCTTCCCAGACATACAGCAAGTCTCTCATCAACCAGCTTGACAAAGCACTAAGAAAGGTGAGTACCATAAATAACCTTAACCATCTCTACCAGCTCTATGATTATCAGAGTAATGAAGCACagtgttctgtgtttctgtaggAGCTGGACAAGAATGAATTCCAGAATGTCTCCCTGCTGCTGAAAAGTATTCAGCTCTACTTAAAAAGTGATCATCACAAAGGGACAAGTTTGTTTATTGAACAAGGACTGGTAGAAAAGATGAGTATAATGCTGTATACAAGTTACTAATGTGATTTAAGGTTTCTTGCATCAAGTGGGAACTAGAGGATAGCTTGTCAGCCacatagaatttttttaatatgttgcATCAGCCCAGTGGgaaaaatgtttactttcaaTGCATTGATTTCAGTACAGTGGTCAATATAATGTCTTCACTTATTACCTGACTTAAAGGGTTTGTGGCTTTTCTTAAGCTGATAATGGAAGAAGAGGGTGAGTTTTTATACATCCCATCTGTGAAATGATGTAGGATTTCTAAATACACTTCaatttttccagcaaaatgtaattttactaCTAGAAGTGAGGACTCCTCAGTCCAAAATGTTGAAATCCTGCCTCATAATTATGCTTTTCAGGGATACAGTTGCTCAAAATTCTTGTATGGAGAGATTATTAATAAGGTTTCACCAATctgacttctcttctccagtgaAGCATAGACTTCTATTAGCCATAGGTGTGTGGGCGTGGTGCAATGCAGTATGTTTAGTAAGATAAGGTATTGAAAttactgacttttaaaaattcatcaagctttttaaaacataattttcctgTAAGTTAATATCCTCTATAGAACTCCATGGGAGTTATGATGCACCGTGCATTATGTCAAGGAGGTCCTGATTACCAAGAGTGGATGCCTTGAGATGTGAAAGGAGGACAAAAGAAGGGctgtggagggaaagggggggtgGGAGATAAATCTCACTGAGTGGGTATGAAGGTGGCACTTTTCATGTCCTCATAGCAGAATTCAAGCTTCTTAATGCTGTTTAGCTTTTGATCCTGCATGTGAATCTAAAACTCAAGGgctaaaaaaatctgtttgcatGTGTCAGATTTCCTGTAGATATATCTAGTTTAAGGGTTATTTGCCCTTCTTCCCAggttttaactattttttttttttttttacttttacctGGTGTCTTGGTTTGAAAGGGCAAGAGCTTTTGTGATTGTCATCGACCCAAATGAGAATAAGTTTTTGATGCCACTTCTTGAAGACTTCTTTGACTCTGCTTTGGTATGTACATGCATTAAGAGGACAGAAGGGTTCCCTTAATTGGATAAGAAAGCCatcttttctttacagaaaaaaaaaaaaacccaaacatttttctgttaaaaaattacTAGTTAAGCAGATTTTATGTTCTAGGATTGAGCCTGGGATGAAGCTCATGTGGTGGGGATGGGCAGTGCCCAGGAGACTGCTCTGTACTGGCATTAGGCTGAGGTTTGATGCACCTGGAGTAATTGCTGTGAGGCTGCATTTACACAATGCCAAGTGTTTGTTTTTGCAGAGAAAGCTCTGATGCagtttggttaaaaaaaataaatgaccaAACCCCAAGCAACCTGCCTTTAGCTTATTTCCCCCAGCTGTCACTTTTGCGTCAGAACTTATTTCAGTATGTCTTCCTCATCCAGTGGGTTGTGTCCCTGCTCATAGTATGGGGCTTGAAgctagatgatccttaaggtcccttctgacccaaaccactccatgattttTAGGAGAGTTGGTAAAAGATATTTGAGCAAAATCAAATCTTCTTATTTCTATGCTAACCACGCAGAAAACTTATGAAATAttctgtaaattatttatttgtcaaaatttgattcctttttctttccgGCCCATCTCTTCCCTATGTGACTGTAGAGGGCGAAGTGTGGATTTGTGTTGTGgtttagtttttgttttattttacttttcctcaAGTGACTTTAACATATGGTATCTAAGGAGTGTTATGATATCTGCTACTGTATTATATAAACATAAGATGTGTTTTTACATAGGCCCATATGTGTAACAAAAGTAGCAAAGTGATACCACAATGTGGGCTTTCCAGGGAACCTGAGGGCACTGTACTGTTGAGTGTTGCTGAAATCCCCAAAGGAAGTGGGTGCTTTGCTCCCTTTACTCTTCCTGCGTAATGCCAACCTATATGATTAGGGTGACCATATGTGACATAGCTCTATTGGATGGCATTGCTTTTTCTGATATGGGTGCAGTCattttttcatgctattttaGCCCCTAAAAAGGGTGACAGTGAGGGCATAGCCACCTCAGCTTTTTGACTGCTGCTCTTGGCTTGTGGTGTTTTAATGAAagtttcctttacttttttccatCAGCTGATTTGCAAGTGCACTAATGAAggtcagtgtttttttttcccctttcattccTTGATATCCTGAATCTCCATCTTAGAAGCACGCTTTTTAGTTCTGCTTAAATTCTgtcccctttctcttctcccctccaccTCTCTATCTCCTTTCtgcaaagttttctttaaatcctCCTGCTAATATCCCTCCAATTAATGTCCACTAACACTTCCAATGCAGAAGTGTTGTTCATTCATGGTTTTGaatatgctggaaaaaataatctagcTGTGGTATCTTGTTTAAATATTCCAGTTGGTTAGAGTATGTGGCACTTCTG is part of the Cuculus canorus isolate bCucCan1 chromosome 2, bCucCan1.pri, whole genome shotgun sequence genome and harbors:
- the LOC128851155 gene encoding synaptonemal complex protein 2-like — encoded protein: MDEEKGEERIKGMNEHVAARAEDYLESLLADAFKGKGFQKISELLQEREVEPSQTYSKSLINQLDKALRKELDKNEFQNVSLLLKSIQLYLKSDHHKGTSLFIEQGLVEKMSIMLYTSY